Proteins encoded together in one Calditrichota bacterium window:
- a CDS encoding trypsin-like peptidase domain-containing protein, protein MQKFLQFFFIGLIFGAFVLWVVQRDLARQVEFTALKEELDSLKWVQSSEFITRSFHENDNPVRVPEIQGDIQQTRENAITRAISATSNAVVGISVEQVTEVVNPYVPRDPLFRMFLDEKYWPRTIQQQASSLGSGFIVTQDGYIVTNEHVVRNATSIVVTTTVGKKYQAKIVGTDELLDMALIKIDEVNLPFIDWANSDEAIVGEWVVAIGNPYGLFDVNDQPSVAVGVISALNRDFERDVDGRLYTDMIQTDAAINRGNSGGPLIDAEGRAVGMNTLIFTESGGSVGIGFAIPSNRIVNAIDDLVKGGVDRNFWLGIRANDLRGMLWKMLNLAENRGAVVTGVDPGSPADRAGIKVEDVILKINDRTIDCSEDAKEFMNNTDIRVGDTLTFVISRHGTIMTKEVELIPIPKARSYIPG, encoded by the coding sequence GTGCAGAAGTTTCTCCAGTTCTTCTTCATCGGTCTGATATTCGGCGCCTTTGTGCTGTGGGTCGTCCAGCGTGACCTTGCTCGCCAAGTTGAATTTACTGCGCTCAAGGAAGAACTTGACTCGCTGAAGTGGGTTCAGTCCTCCGAGTTTATCACGCGTTCGTTCCACGAGAATGATAATCCGGTCAGAGTGCCTGAGATTCAAGGAGATATTCAACAGACTCGCGAAAATGCGATTACGCGGGCGATTTCGGCCACGTCAAATGCAGTCGTGGGCATTAGCGTCGAACAAGTCACCGAAGTAGTAAACCCTTACGTCCCCCGCGATCCGCTGTTCCGGATGTTTTTGGACGAAAAATACTGGCCGCGAACAATTCAACAGCAGGCGTCGAGCCTTGGCTCAGGTTTTATTGTTACGCAAGACGGATATATTGTGACCAACGAACATGTCGTCAGAAACGCGACCTCGATAGTCGTCACAACCACGGTAGGCAAAAAGTACCAAGCAAAAATTGTCGGCACTGACGAATTGCTTGATATGGCTCTAATCAAGATTGACGAAGTAAATCTCCCGTTTATTGACTGGGCGAATAGTGACGAGGCCATTGTCGGCGAATGGGTCGTAGCTATCGGCAATCCCTACGGACTTTTTGACGTAAACGATCAACCGTCCGTTGCCGTCGGCGTAATTTCCGCACTTAACCGAGATTTTGAGCGCGACGTAGACGGCCGCTTGTATACGGATATGATTCAAACCGACGCAGCAATTAATCGCGGCAACTCAGGCGGACCTTTGATCGACGCCGAGGGCCGCGCGGTTGGAATGAACACGTTGATTTTCACTGAATCCGGCGGTTCCGTCGGAATCGGCTTCGCAATTCCGTCCAATCGAATCGTGAACGCGATTGACGACCTGGTAAAGGGCGGAGTTGATCGCAACTTCTGGCTCGGCATTCGCGCTAACGACCTGCGCGGCATGCTATGGAAGATGTTGAATCTGGCAGAGAATCGCGGTGCTGTGGTCACCGGTGTAGACCCCGGCAGCCCCGCGGACAGAGCGGGCATAAAAGTCGAAGACGTGATTCTGAAGATCAACGATCGAACGATTGATTGCTCGGAGGATGCCAAAGAATTCATGAACAACACCGACATTCGCGTTGGTGATACATTGACATTTGTGATCAGCCGGCACGGCACGATCATGACCAAAGAAGTTGAATTGATACCAATTCCTAAAGCACGTTCGTATATACCCGGATGA
- the truA gene encoding tRNA pseudouridine(38-40) synthase TruA, giving the protein MSDHPIAAADKLVRAGERHRYRLDVQYDGTDFSGMQWQPDRRTVQRCLEEALEPLFEKKVRVIPSSRTDAGVHAARQVAHVDAPIQRPLASIVRAGNSHLPPDVRILSAELVNQEFHARFSARWRGYKYRITRVPLAIGRQYVWEFPQPMETERLFELAKSIEGTHSFEAFAHENPVERHGYECTVFRSEWQIEGDCLTYSIEASRFVHGMVRMLVGSMIDYVCDRRNGKTILQILESGDNRNAGTKAPAGGLTLETVGYGTWPNSKS; this is encoded by the coding sequence GTGTCTGACCACCCTATTGCCGCTGCCGATAAATTAGTTCGCGCGGGCGAACGACATCGGTACAGGTTGGACGTCCAATATGACGGCACCGACTTTAGCGGTATGCAGTGGCAGCCGGACCGCAGAACCGTGCAGAGGTGTTTAGAAGAAGCTCTCGAACCGCTCTTCGAAAAAAAAGTGCGCGTCATTCCGTCGAGCAGGACCGATGCCGGAGTGCATGCCGCGAGGCAAGTCGCGCATGTCGACGCGCCGATTCAGCGTCCGTTAGCCTCGATTGTCCGGGCAGGGAATTCCCATCTTCCGCCGGACGTCCGCATTCTATCGGCGGAGCTGGTTAACCAGGAGTTTCACGCGCGCTTCTCGGCTCGTTGGCGCGGATACAAATACCGAATCACTCGAGTTCCTTTGGCGATTGGCCGTCAATATGTCTGGGAGTTTCCGCAGCCGATGGAAACAGAGCGTCTCTTCGAGCTTGCCAAGTCCATCGAAGGCACGCATAGCTTCGAGGCTTTCGCGCACGAAAACCCCGTCGAGCGGCATGGCTACGAATGCACCGTATTTCGGTCCGAGTGGCAAATTGAAGGCGATTGTCTCACATATTCTATCGAAGCGAGCAGGTTCGTCCATGGCATGGTGCGTATGCTCGTCGGCTCAATGATCGACTATGTTTGTGACCGCCGCAACGGCAAGACGATTCTTCAAATTCTGGAGTCCGGCGACAATCGCAATGCCGGAACCAAAGCTCCTGCTGGCGGTCTGACATTGGAAACCGTCGGCTACGGCACCTGGCCAAACTCTAAGTCCTAA
- a CDS encoding twin-arginine translocase TatA/TatE family subunit, translating to MNLGASELFLVLVVILLLFGGKRLPETARQLGRGIHDLRRSYLDIKREVSEPFTQPHTTQSTANKQSLNAPPNTQPRTDSEEPPQAS from the coding sequence ATGAATCTCGGCGCAAGCGAACTTTTTCTCGTCTTAGTCGTCATCTTGCTACTCTTTGGCGGAAAACGACTGCCCGAAACTGCCCGTCAATTGGGACGCGGTATCCATGACTTGCGTCGGTCTTACCTTGATATTAAGCGCGAAGTCTCCGAACCCTTTACGCAGCCGCATACTACTCAATCCACCGCGAACAAACAGAGCTTGAATGCTCCGCCGAATACCCAGCCCAGAACAGATTCGGAAGAACCCCCGCAGGCTTCCTGA
- the purQ gene encoding phosphoribosylformylglycinamidine synthase subunit PurQ: MSIAVITFPGSNCDRDCLHVLQNVVGAPARMVFHKDTELGDDCTGVLVPGGFSYGDYLRAGALAKIAPVMPAIKRFADAGGPVLGICNGFQILCEVGLLPGALMLNKTLRFISRHVDMRVESSDTLFTRYLWQDQIIRMPIAHAEGNFFADPDTLAKLSANNQIVFRYVGPERHDAPAGNPNGSAMSIAGIVNEAGNVLGMMPHPDRASEAVLGSTDGLPIFRAFAEAALHSSRIDFSA, translated from the coding sequence GTGAGCATCGCGGTTATCACCTTTCCCGGTTCAAACTGTGACCGAGATTGTCTGCATGTGTTGCAGAATGTCGTCGGCGCTCCCGCACGCATGGTCTTTCACAAAGACACCGAATTGGGTGACGACTGCACAGGCGTGCTCGTTCCCGGCGGATTCTCCTACGGCGACTATCTGCGCGCAGGAGCACTGGCTAAAATTGCCCCGGTCATGCCAGCCATCAAACGATTCGCCGATGCGGGCGGCCCGGTGCTTGGCATTTGCAACGGTTTTCAAATTCTCTGCGAGGTCGGACTGCTTCCCGGAGCGCTGATGTTGAACAAAACGCTGCGGTTCATCTCGCGCCACGTTGACATGCGTGTTGAGAGCAGCGATACGTTATTCACCCGGTATCTGTGGCAGGATCAGATCATTCGCATGCCCATTGCGCACGCGGAAGGCAATTTTTTCGCCGATCCCGACACACTCGCGAAACTCTCTGCCAACAACCAAATCGTTTTTCGCTATGTTGGACCTGAGAGACATGACGCTCCGGCAGGAAATCCCAACGGCAGCGCCATGTCCATCGCCGGAATTGTCAACGAAGCGGGGAATGTCTTGGGCATGATGCCCCATCCCGATCGTGCCAGTGAGGCCGTACTTGGCTCTACCGACGGTCTACCTATCTTCCGCGCCTTCGCGGAGGCCGCCTTGCATTCCTCTCGAATCGATTTCTCAGCCTAA
- a CDS encoding adenylosuccinate lyase, producing MASLWTEKARYDSWLRVEIAALRARAERGEIDAKVVDQIANSARFTIQEIHEVEAEVHHDVIAFLTVVARYVGANSRLVHLGLTSSDVVDTAFALQIQRAGVLLLEDIEALQIVLRRRALEFRRTPAVGRTHGIHAEPTVFGLKFALWADEFSRHETRLHETLSRVAVGKLSGAVGNYGHTDADLEERVMSNLGIGVAPISTQVLSRDLHAEFLNLCALIGGTVEKIAVEIRHLQRTEVSEAFEPFGKKQKGSSAMPHKRNPILCERLTGMSRMIRGYALVGMENIALWHERDISHSSTERVVFPDACIALDYMLHLLLRVIDGLEVDQEQLRRTIFITQGALASEKVLHALIEKGWLREDAYAAVQKSARAAITERRSMAELLKENSAVVDVLGVNKIDELVKLEPDFETADGILRRLGILEG from the coding sequence ATGGCGTCCTTGTGGACGGAAAAAGCTCGATATGATAGTTGGCTGCGAGTCGAAATTGCCGCGCTCAGGGCCCGCGCCGAACGCGGCGAAATAGATGCCAAGGTTGTCGACCAAATCGCCAACTCTGCCCGTTTTACCATTCAGGAAATCCACGAAGTGGAAGCTGAAGTCCACCACGACGTGATCGCTTTCCTGACGGTAGTTGCAAGGTATGTCGGCGCAAATTCGCGGTTAGTACATCTCGGGTTGACATCTTCGGACGTCGTAGACACGGCTTTCGCGCTGCAAATTCAGCGGGCTGGAGTGTTGCTGCTTGAGGATATCGAAGCACTGCAAATTGTCCTGCGTCGCAGGGCGCTCGAGTTTCGCCGCACGCCGGCGGTTGGCCGGACTCACGGTATTCACGCGGAGCCGACGGTCTTTGGACTAAAATTCGCGCTCTGGGCCGATGAGTTTTCTCGTCACGAAACGCGGCTCCACGAAACATTGTCTCGAGTGGCTGTAGGCAAATTGTCCGGTGCAGTTGGGAATTATGGACACACGGACGCTGATCTTGAAGAGCGCGTCATGTCCAACCTTGGAATCGGAGTAGCGCCGATTTCAACGCAGGTACTAAGCCGCGATCTGCACGCTGAATTTTTGAATCTTTGTGCGTTAATCGGCGGCACGGTCGAAAAGATCGCCGTCGAGATCCGGCATTTGCAGCGGACGGAAGTCAGCGAAGCCTTCGAGCCTTTTGGCAAGAAACAAAAAGGCTCTTCGGCGATGCCTCACAAGCGAAATCCTATACTTTGCGAGCGCTTGACCGGCATGTCGCGTATGATCAGAGGCTACGCGCTGGTCGGTATGGAAAATATCGCGCTGTGGCATGAACGCGATATCTCGCACTCTTCGACCGAGCGCGTGGTGTTTCCGGACGCATGTATCGCATTGGACTATATGCTGCACCTGCTTTTGCGGGTTATTGACGGATTGGAAGTGGATCAAGAGCAACTTCGACGAACAATCTTCATAACTCAAGGTGCGCTCGCGTCAGAGAAAGTACTGCATGCGCTTATTGAAAAAGGCTGGCTGCGGGAAGATGCTTATGCCGCCGTGCAGAAATCTGCACGAGCCGCAATCACAGAGCGTCGTTCCATGGCCGAGTTACTTAAGGAGAATTCCGCGGTTGTTGATGTACTGGGTGTCAACAAAATCGACGAGCTTGTGAAACTTGAACCGGATTTCGAAACAGCAGACGGCATTCTCCGTAGGCTGGGAATCTTGGAAGGATAA
- a CDS encoding phosphatidylserine decarboxylase family protein yields MSFAREAWPLVLPPFVVGIGLLWWSCGGTSVWPQVSGWILVVLAIAILLFFRDPQRTPPSDPTLVVSPADGVVVETTTLDSGEKFVAIFLSVFDVHVNRAPYGGKVKQVTNKPGTYRHANSKEAATGNARIDVDIETTHGMMRFSQISGLVARKISCRIKPGDTVSTGERFGLIYFGSRMEIVMPASADIKTKVGERAVAGETVIAAFGGEHKTRS; encoded by the coding sequence ATGAGTTTTGCTCGCGAAGCATGGCCGCTTGTACTCCCGCCGTTTGTTGTGGGAATCGGACTTCTTTGGTGGAGTTGCGGAGGAACTTCTGTTTGGCCGCAAGTCTCCGGATGGATTCTCGTCGTGTTGGCAATTGCAATCCTGTTGTTTTTCCGTGACCCTCAGCGGACGCCTCCGTCTGACCCGACGTTGGTCGTTTCGCCGGCGGATGGAGTTGTGGTGGAAACTACGACGCTTGACAGCGGTGAGAAGTTCGTCGCGATCTTTCTTTCAGTGTTTGACGTCCATGTCAACCGTGCGCCGTACGGAGGAAAAGTCAAACAGGTGACGAACAAGCCAGGAACGTATCGCCATGCCAATTCAAAGGAAGCTGCGACAGGCAACGCGCGCATCGATGTCGATATTGAAACGACGCACGGCATGATGCGGTTCAGCCAAATCTCCGGACTCGTCGCCCGCAAGATTTCTTGCAGAATAAAGCCCGGAGACACCGTGTCGACTGGGGAACGGTTTGGATTGATTTATTTCGGATCACGGATGGAAATAGTGATGCCCGCCTCGGCGGACATCAAGACAAAAGTGGGTGAACGCGCGGTTGCCGGAGAAACCGTTATCGCGGCGTTTGGCGGGGAACACAAAACAAGGAGCTAA
- a CDS encoding phosphoribosylaminoimidazolesuccinocarboxamide synthase gives MNLDKLELLVQGSSKKLYATNRPSYAILEFTDDAGNPRESRKTSFSGKGEINCGVSSFLFQYLENYHVPTHFVERQSPTDMAVRRVEMFDIKAIVYNVATGEFARRFRLDDGRPLDYPVVEYFLKDPALNNPMVNESHAVALGYGRSDDLRTMQRIATKTNAVLKSLFERRGLILVEFELEFGDAGDHLCIGDELTADTCRVWDRKTNRKLDRDRALQDQAGVERAYRELLERLTSAA, from the coding sequence ATGAACCTTGACAAACTTGAGTTGCTGGTTCAAGGCAGTTCAAAAAAGCTGTACGCTACGAACAGGCCGAGTTACGCGATTCTTGAATTCACGGACGACGCAGGCAATCCCCGCGAATCGCGCAAAACCTCCTTTTCTGGAAAAGGTGAAATCAATTGTGGTGTTTCGAGCTTCCTATTTCAGTATCTCGAAAACTACCACGTTCCCACACACTTTGTCGAGCGCCAGTCGCCTACAGATATGGCGGTTCGTCGCGTAGAGATGTTCGACATTAAGGCTATTGTATATAACGTCGCGACGGGAGAATTCGCGCGTCGCTTTAGACTGGACGACGGTAGGCCGTTGGACTATCCGGTCGTCGAGTACTTTTTGAAAGACCCCGCGTTGAACAACCCGATGGTCAACGAAAGTCACGCTGTAGCCTTGGGCTACGGTCGTTCCGACGATCTGCGCACGATGCAGCGAATCGCCACCAAGACGAACGCGGTCTTGAAATCGCTCTTCGAACGACGTGGTTTGATTTTAGTCGAGTTTGAATTGGAATTTGGCGACGCGGGCGACCATCTCTGTATAGGAGACGAATTGACCGCTGACACGTGCAGAGTTTGGGATCGTAAAACGAATCGTAAACTTGACCGCGACCGCGCGCTGCAGGATCAGGCCGGCGTCGAGCGCGCCTATCGTGAACTGCTTGAACGGCTAACCAGCGCCGCATAA
- the gatA gene encoding Asp-tRNA(Asn)/Glu-tRNA(Gln) amidotransferase subunit GatA: MLRRIPSPEQIRKNPRRLPDIVSQSLASARELSSLGAFVSLLDDRALKQAMQVSARLQAGEELPLGGYVVAVKDNIAIQDEALTCGSKILDRHPATFTATVVERLEAAGAVIIGKTNLDEFAMGSSTENSALGLTLNPYDPGRVPGGSSGGSAVAVASGICHASLGSETGGSVRQPAAFCGICGLKPTYGRVSRYGLVAFGSSLDQVSPFAADCSGLFDIIKAISGSDRRDATSSGVKVSSSAALSKLNRPLRIGLVTDFLEHEALEPSVAKAANEAIAALEKAGHKLTRISLPDVGFSIPVYYIVATAEASSNLARFDGARYGFRSPDVTDLASVYDNSRGEGFGKEVRRRIMMGTYVLSSGYYDAYYKTALKVRRIITNELLAALKEVDLLFTPTTPSPAFKFGEKVDDPIAMYLSDIFTVPANLAGIPALSVPWSQDENGLPIGLQLMGSHFDEELLLQAGALLEELRPKA, translated from the coding sequence ATGCTCCGCCGAATACCCAGCCCAGAACAGATTCGGAAGAACCCCCGCAGGCTTCCTGATATTGTCAGCCAATCGTTAGCAAGCGCCCGAGAACTTAGCTCTTTGGGTGCTTTTGTGTCATTGTTGGATGACCGTGCGCTTAAGCAAGCTATGCAAGTGTCTGCGCGATTGCAAGCCGGAGAAGAGCTGCCCTTGGGCGGATACGTCGTCGCGGTCAAGGACAACATTGCCATCCAGGACGAAGCACTGACATGCGGATCAAAAATCCTTGATCGTCATCCAGCTACGTTTACTGCAACTGTTGTCGAACGTCTCGAGGCAGCCGGTGCGGTCATTATCGGGAAGACAAATCTCGATGAGTTTGCGATGGGATCGTCGACCGAAAACTCCGCCTTGGGGCTTACGCTGAATCCTTATGATCCCGGTCGTGTACCCGGCGGATCGTCTGGCGGAAGCGCCGTTGCAGTGGCATCCGGAATATGCCATGCGTCACTCGGGAGCGAAACTGGCGGAAGTGTAAGACAACCTGCGGCTTTCTGTGGAATCTGCGGGCTGAAGCCGACCTATGGACGGGTTTCGCGTTATGGATTGGTGGCATTCGGTTCTTCGCTCGATCAAGTTTCGCCGTTTGCTGCTGATTGCAGCGGTTTGTTTGATATTATCAAGGCGATCTCCGGTTCTGATCGGCGTGATGCGACTTCGTCTGGTGTCAAAGTCTCGTCTTCAGCGGCTTTATCCAAACTAAACCGCCCCTTAAGAATCGGCTTAGTCACGGATTTTCTCGAACACGAAGCGTTAGAACCCTCGGTCGCAAAAGCTGCAAATGAGGCGATTGCGGCGCTTGAAAAAGCAGGGCACAAGTTAACACGCATAAGCCTGCCTGACGTCGGCTTTTCTATTCCGGTGTACTACATTGTCGCCACCGCAGAAGCCAGTTCAAACCTTGCCCGTTTCGACGGAGCACGCTACGGTTTTCGCAGTCCCGATGTCACGGATTTGGCATCCGTCTACGATAATTCTCGCGGTGAAGGTTTCGGCAAAGAAGTCCGCCGCCGCATCATGATGGGTACGTATGTATTGTCGTCGGGATACTATGACGCCTATTACAAAACTGCATTGAAAGTCCGCCGCATAATCACGAACGAGCTGCTTGCGGCGCTGAAAGAAGTCGATCTTCTTTTTACGCCGACAACTCCGAGTCCTGCCTTCAAGTTCGGCGAGAAAGTCGATGACCCTATCGCGATGTATTTGTCTGACATCTTCACGGTCCCTGCAAATCTCGCAGGCATTCCCGCGTTGTCCGTGCCGTGGAGCCAAGACGAAAACGGCTTGCCCATAGGTTTGCAGCTCATGGGGTCGCATTTCGATGAGGAGCTGTTGCTCCAGGCCGGAGCGCTCTTGGAAGAACTGAGACCGAAAGCCTGA
- the purS gene encoding phosphoribosylformylglycinamidine synthase subunit PurS has translation MKAKVIVKLKDTVLDPQGQAIQQLLEQRGYKNIADVRVGKFIEFDLDGMKPEDGEKMLAEIADRVLANPIIESFQIEAQ, from the coding sequence GTGAAAGCAAAAGTCATCGTCAAATTAAAAGACACCGTTTTAGACCCGCAGGGACAGGCGATTCAACAGCTCCTCGAACAACGCGGATATAAGAATATCGCCGATGTTCGCGTCGGGAAGTTCATAGAGTTCGATCTCGACGGCATGAAACCCGAGGATGGCGAAAAGATGCTCGCTGAAATTGCGGACCGTGTGTTGGCCAATCCCATAATTGAATCGTTCCAGATCGAGGCCCAGTGA
- the ndk gene encoding nucleoside-diphosphate kinase, with amino-acid sequence MERTLMIIKPDAVAAKNIGNIVARVEKEGFNITGLRYAQLTKEQAGDFYAVHKERPFYGDLVNYMTSGPVVVGRLERENAVEHWRSVIGATDPKKAEAGTIRALYGASIEANAVHGSDSPENGKKETDFFFA; translated from the coding sequence ATGGAACGCACATTGATGATCATCAAGCCCGATGCAGTTGCCGCAAAGAATATCGGCAACATCGTGGCTCGTGTCGAAAAAGAAGGATTCAACATCACCGGTTTGCGCTACGCTCAATTGACTAAGGAGCAGGCGGGTGATTTTTACGCGGTTCACAAAGAGCGTCCCTTTTATGGTGACCTCGTGAACTATATGACCAGTGGTCCCGTGGTGGTCGGCCGTTTAGAGCGCGAAAACGCCGTCGAACATTGGCGTTCGGTGATCGGCGCGACCGATCCTAAGAAAGCCGAAGCGGGAACCATCCGCGCACTTTATGGAGCGAGCATCGAAGCCAATGCCGTGCATGGCTCCGATTCTCCGGAAAACGGCAAGAAAGAAACTGATTTCTTCTTTGCCTAA
- the sucD gene encoding succinate--CoA ligase subunit alpha has translation MSILLNKNTKILVQGITGSEGSFHTQQMLEYNTNVVAGVTPGKGGTLANEKVPVFNTVRDAVDKTGANASIIFVPPPFAADAMLEAIEAGVELIIAITEGVPVRDMVTVKHALSGSKSRLVGPNCPGVITPGVGKMGIMPAFIHLEGKCGLISRSGTLTYEAVKQLTDRGIGQSTCVGIGGDPIPGTNFLDALKLFNADPDTNAVVMIGEIGGSAEEEAAEYIKSEFKKPVVGFIAGQTAPPGRRMGHAGAIIAGGKGTAKEKVAAMESAGIHVSKSPADIGATMAKVLGK, from the coding sequence ATGTCGATCTTACTTAACAAAAATACCAAGATCCTCGTGCAGGGAATCACCGGCTCCGAAGGATCATTTCATACCCAGCAGATGCTGGAGTACAACACGAACGTCGTTGCAGGCGTGACTCCCGGCAAGGGCGGAACGTTGGCAAATGAAAAAGTTCCCGTTTTCAACACGGTGCGCGACGCCGTAGATAAGACCGGTGCGAACGCCTCGATCATCTTCGTTCCGCCGCCGTTCGCGGCTGATGCGATGCTCGAAGCGATTGAAGCGGGCGTCGAACTGATCATTGCCATCACCGAGGGCGTGCCCGTGCGCGATATGGTCACCGTGAAGCATGCGCTGAGCGGCTCGAAGTCGCGTTTGGTCGGTCCCAATTGCCCGGGCGTAATTACTCCTGGAGTGGGGAAGATGGGCATCATGCCTGCTTTCATTCATCTTGAAGGTAAGTGCGGATTGATCAGCCGCAGCGGCACGTTGACCTACGAAGCCGTGAAGCAATTGACGGATCGCGGCATTGGCCAATCCACTTGCGTCGGTATCGGCGGCGATCCGATTCCCGGCACGAACTTCCTGGATGCGCTGAAGCTCTTCAATGCAGACCCTGACACCAACGCCGTCGTGATGATCGGCGAAATCGGCGGCTCTGCGGAAGAAGAAGCCGCAGAGTACATCAAGAGCGAATTCAAGAAGCCGGTTGTCGGCTTCATCGCAGGTCAAACGGCTCCTCCGGGACGCCGAATGGGTCATGCCGGCGCGATTATCGCGGGCGGCAAAGGCACGGCGAAAGAAAAAGTAGCGGCGATGGAGAGCGCAGGGATTCACGTTTCGAAATCCCCGGCAGACATCGGTGCGACGATGGCAAAAGTCTTAGGTAAATAA
- the pssA gene encoding CDP-diacylglycerol--serine O-phosphatidyltransferase codes for MRHLANILTSLNLVFGFFSMMLAIDGRIEVAAWLIILAVVMDAFDGKAARFFGASSPMGLQFDSLADVVSMGVAPSILAYAAAFREDSLLGMIVCTVPVLAAAYRLARFNVRAASRASAYEGLTSPLHASLIATFILMNYNLWGGVVTPEVLAGLLVVTSLLMVSKIPLAGLPRFTLREHGRNLRKVAILVLAIVVGALNPPLFGFPIILMLCVTAAIAGQIQSRKSPRILDEDISEPISTGLKKL; via the coding sequence TTGCGACATCTCGCAAATATATTGACGTCACTGAATCTGGTCTTCGGTTTCTTCTCGATGATGCTTGCGATCGACGGAAGAATCGAAGTTGCCGCATGGTTGATTATCTTGGCTGTCGTGATGGACGCGTTCGACGGAAAAGCCGCGAGGTTTTTTGGAGCGTCGTCACCAATGGGCTTGCAGTTTGATTCGCTTGCCGACGTAGTCTCAATGGGAGTCGCGCCGTCAATCCTCGCTTACGCGGCCGCTTTCCGCGAAGATTCCCTCTTAGGCATGATTGTCTGCACAGTCCCCGTATTGGCCGCCGCCTATAGGCTTGCACGGTTCAATGTCCGTGCTGCGAGCCGGGCAAGCGCGTACGAAGGACTCACGTCGCCGCTGCATGCAAGCCTTATCGCTACCTTCATCTTGATGAATTACAATTTGTGGGGCGGGGTAGTGACACCCGAAGTCTTGGCGGGCCTGCTTGTCGTAACGTCTCTGTTAATGGTCAGCAAGATTCCGTTGGCCGGACTTCCACGGTTCACGTTGCGCGAGCACGGCCGAAACCTCCGTAAAGTCGCGATTCTCGTATTGGCTATTGTCGTTGGTGCGCTTAACCCACCGTTGTTCGGTTTTCCGATCATCCTGATGCTTTGCGTAACCGCGGCGATCGCTGGACAAATACAATCGCGCAAATCGCCGCGTATTCTCGATGAAGATATCTCAGAACCCATTTCCACAGGACTGAAGAAGCTGTGA